The following are from one region of the Vulgatibacter sp. genome:
- a CDS encoding serine O-acetyltransferase encodes MNALDMQRMAHKLHTRRVPVVPDLIRQAIQVLFSSVLPPEVEIGEGTQLGYGGLGVVIHADAKIGSKCLIAQHVTIGGRSGSTGAPVIEDAVMIAAGAKVLGPIRIGKGAIIGANAVVLKDVGPGEVVGGVPAKPLRASADAREAFRREMREHFGVELGETELPRAAEGR; translated from the coding sequence ATGAACGCACTCGACATGCAGCGGATGGCGCACAAGCTCCACACGCGGCGGGTACCGGTGGTGCCCGACCTGATCCGCCAGGCGATCCAGGTCCTCTTCTCCTCGGTGCTTCCGCCCGAGGTGGAGATCGGTGAGGGAACCCAGCTGGGCTATGGCGGCCTCGGGGTGGTGATCCACGCCGACGCGAAGATCGGCAGCAAATGCCTCATCGCCCAGCACGTCACCATCGGTGGCCGCTCGGGCAGCACCGGCGCGCCGGTGATCGAGGACGCGGTGATGATCGCCGCAGGCGCGAAGGTCCTCGGGCCGATCCGGATCGGGAAGGGCGCGATCATCGGCGCCAACGCGGTGGTCCTCAAGGACGTGGGCCCCGGCGAGGTGGTGGGCGGCGTTCCCGCCAAGCCGCTGCGGGCTTCGGCGGATGCACGGGAGGCCTTCCGGCGCGAGATGCGCGAGCACTTCGGCGTCGAGCTGGGCGAGACGGAGCTGCCCCGGGCGGCAGAGGGGCGCTGA